One segment of Ascidiaceihabitans donghaensis DNA contains the following:
- a CDS encoding NAD(P)/FAD-dependent oxidoreductase produces MKLNRRLFLGTGTAAAATLSAPTVFADGHGKPRVVVVGGGAGGATAARYIAKDSKGAIDVTLIEPTRMYYTCFFSNLYLGGVKEIDDLGHSYGGLAAGGVNVVHDWAVAVDRDAKTVSLAGGGSVPYDKLILSPGIDFVEGAVEGWDLSAQNAMPHAYKGGSQTELLKAQLAAMPEGGTFAMVAPPNPYRCPPGPYERVSMVAHYLKANNPTAKIIVADPKPKFSKMALFQEGWGEHYDGMIDWIGEDFGGGEVSVDPNAMTVTIDGEVTKVDVCNVIPAMKAGRIAELAGVTDGNWAPVNAADMSTKADADVYVLGDASSQGDMPKSGFSANSQAKVCANAVRGALTGSKVFPAKFSNTCWSLIDTNDGVKVGATYEATDEKIAKVDGFISATGESAELRKATYEESEGWYAGITADMFG; encoded by the coding sequence ATGAAACTGAACAGACGCCTATTTTTAGGAACAGGGACTGCTGCTGCGGCAACACTGTCCGCGCCCACGGTTTTTGCCGATGGTCACGGCAAGCCACGAGTTGTGGTTGTTGGTGGTGGCGCCGGTGGGGCAACCGCTGCCCGCTACATCGCCAAAGACAGCAAAGGCGCGATTGACGTCACCCTGATCGAACCCACGCGCATGTACTACACATGCTTCTTTTCGAACCTCTATCTTGGGGGCGTGAAAGAGATCGACGATCTGGGCCATTCCTACGGCGGTCTGGCCGCAGGCGGCGTGAATGTTGTGCATGATTGGGCCGTTGCTGTGGACCGCGACGCCAAGACTGTGTCGCTGGCCGGTGGTGGCAGCGTGCCTTACGACAAGCTGATCCTAAGCCCAGGCATCGACTTTGTTGAGGGCGCGGTCGAAGGGTGGGATTTGTCTGCCCAGAACGCGATGCCACATGCCTATAAAGGCGGATCACAGACCGAATTGTTGAAAGCACAGCTCGCGGCGATGCCCGAAGGCGGCACCTTTGCGATGGTGGCCCCACCCAACCCCTATCGTTGCCCCCCCGGACCATATGAGCGTGTCTCGATGGTTGCGCATTACCTGAAGGCCAACAACCCAACGGCGAAAATCATCGTCGCGGACCCCAAGCCGAAATTCTCGAAAATGGCGTTGTTCCAAGAAGGATGGGGCGAACATTACGATGGTATGATCGACTGGATCGGCGAAGATTTTGGCGGCGGCGAAGTGTCCGTTGATCCGAATGCGATGACCGTGACCATCGACGGCGAAGTCACCAAGGTCGATGTTTGCAACGTCATTCCTGCCATGAAAGCGGGCCGCATTGCAGAGCTTGCGGGTGTAACAGACGGCAATTGGGCGCCTGTGAATGCCGCTGATATGTCCACAAAGGCGGACGCGGATGTCTATGTGTTAGGCGATGCCTCAAGCCAGGGCGACATGCCGAAATCGGGCTTTTCTGCCAACTCTCAGGCCAAAGTGTGCGCCAATGCGGTGCGCGGTGCCTTGACCGGCTCCAAAGTCTTCCCGGCCAAGTTCTCGAACACCTGCTGGTCTTTGATCGACACAAATGATGGTGTCAAAGTCGGTGCAACCTACGAGGCCACGGACGAAAAGATCGCCAAAGTCGACGGGTTCATTTCGGCCACAGGGGAAAGCGCGGAGTTGCGCAAAGCCACCTATGAGGAATCCGAAGGTTGGTATGCAGGTATCACGGCTGACATGTTCGGCTGA
- the soxB gene encoding thiosulfohydrolase SoxB encodes MISRRDFLQTSMATAALYGASGFGNWSRLAAQQSLSQDKLLEFDTFGNVSLIHITDIHAQLVPHYFREPSVNIGVGSNKGAVPHVTGADFRKLYGIDDGSHSAYALTYNDFSSLAKGYGNIGGMDRVSTVINAIRADRPDALLLDGGDTWHGSYTCYQSQGQDMVNVMNALKPDAMTFHWEFTLGSDRVAEIVEGLPFAALGQNIFDAEWDEPAELFPPYKFFERGGVKIAVIGQAFPYMPIANPGWMFPEYSFGIRDERMQEMVDEVRSKGAELVVCLSHNGFDVDKKMAGKVTGIDVILSGHTHDALPEPVLIGETIIVASGSTGKFVSRVDLDVRDGRMMGFRHKLIPILSDVIAPDPIVTKVIEEQRAPHIDALREVIGKTADDQLLYRRGNFNGTWDDLICDALISEREADIALSPGVRWGPSVLPGQDITREDIWNVTSMTYGQAYRTEMTGEFLHVVLEDVADNLFNPDPYYQQGGDMVRVGGLGYRIDISKPQGDRITEMTLLKTGEAIDPAKSYQVAGWASVNEDTEGPQIWDVVEAHIAKQGTISLDPNNSVKVVGA; translated from the coding sequence ATGATTTCTCGCCGCGACTTTCTACAGACCAGCATGGCCACAGCCGCTCTTTACGGGGCGTCGGGTTTTGGAAACTGGTCCCGTCTGGCCGCACAGCAAAGCCTGTCGCAAGACAAGCTGCTTGAATTCGACACTTTCGGGAACGTGTCCCTGATCCACATCACAGACATCCACGCCCAGTTGGTGCCGCATTACTTCCGTGAACCTTCTGTCAACATCGGCGTCGGGTCAAACAAAGGGGCGGTGCCGCATGTAACGGGCGCGGATTTTCGCAAACTGTACGGGATCGACGACGGTAGCCATTCTGCTTATGCGTTGACGTACAACGATTTTTCGTCACTGGCCAAAGGCTACGGAAACATTGGCGGCATGGACCGCGTATCGACCGTGATCAATGCGATCCGCGCCGATCGCCCCGACGCATTGCTGCTGGATGGCGGTGATACATGGCACGGCAGCTACACCTGCTACCAAAGTCAGGGTCAGGATATGGTCAACGTTATGAACGCGTTGAAGCCCGACGCGATGACTTTTCATTGGGAATTCACGCTGGGTTCTGACCGCGTGGCTGAGATCGTCGAAGGATTGCCCTTTGCAGCCCTTGGTCAAAACATCTTTGACGCCGAATGGGACGAACCCGCAGAGCTGTTTCCACCTTACAAATTCTTTGAACGCGGCGGTGTGAAGATCGCCGTTATCGGTCAAGCGTTCCCTTACATGCCCATCGCCAACCCCGGTTGGATGTTCCCTGAATATTCATTCGGTATCCGCGACGAACGGATGCAAGAGATGGTGGATGAGGTGCGCAGCAAAGGCGCAGAGCTGGTTGTGTGCCTCAGCCACAACGGCTTTGACGTGGACAAGAAGATGGCAGGCAAAGTGACCGGCATCGACGTGATCCTGTCGGGCCATACACATGACGCGTTGCCTGAACCCGTTTTGATTGGCGAGACAATCATCGTGGCCTCCGGGTCCACAGGGAAATTCGTCAGCCGTGTGGATCTGGACGTGCGCGATGGCCGCATGATGGGGTTCCGCCATAAACTGATCCCGATTTTGTCGGATGTGATTGCGCCTGACCCGATTGTCACCAAAGTCATCGAAGAACAACGCGCACCACATATTGACGCGCTGCGCGAAGTCATCGGCAAAACGGCAGACGATCAGCTTTTGTACCGCCGTGGCAATTTTAACGGGACATGGGACGATCTGATTTGCGACGCTTTGATTTCCGAACGCGAGGCCGACATCGCCTTGTCGCCGGGCGTGCGTTGGGGGCCGTCTGTTTTGCCGGGTCAGGACATCACCCGCGAAGACATCTGGAACGTCACATCCATGACCTATGGTCAAGCTTACCGCACTGAAATGACTGGTGAATTCCTGCATGTGGTGCTGGAAGACGTGGCCGACAACCTGTTCAATCCGGACCCCTATTATCAGCAAGGTGGCGATATGGTGCGTGTGGGTGGCCTTGGGTACCGCATCGACATCTCCAAACCCCAAGGGGACCGCATCACAGAAATGACCTTGCTGAAAACCGGCGAAGCCATTGACCCTGCCAAGTCCTATCAAGTGGCCGGCTGGGCGTCGGTCAATGAAGACACCGAAGGGCCGCAAATCTGGGATGTGGTTGAGGCGCATATCGCCAAACAGGGGACGATTTCCCTTGATCCAAACAATAGCGTGAAAGTGGTCGGCGCTTAA
- a CDS encoding YeeE/YedE family protein codes for MMEQLLDRFGEGPVLFVLALGVGMLFGAAAQHSRFCLRSATIEFATRAWGSSLSIWVIAFSAAVLGVQSMIAFGVLDVSQARQLAATGSLSGAIIGGALFGAGMILARGCASRLLVLSATGNLRAVITGLVLTLTAQASLRGGLAPVREALGALWTVPGGDGRNLLTAFDISPTAMAIVSGATLLCALWFAQAKGTAISRIFAAVLVGVAVALGWMGTYAVATASFDVVAVSSVTFTGPSADTLMGLVNERSLPLGFGSGLVPGVFLGAMGMAMLTGDARIQRFEPDMPMERYLLGGVLMGFGSMLAGGCAVGAGMSGGSVFAVTAWVALLFMWIGAAATQLVLLRMPRSTAVA; via the coding sequence ATGATGGAACAGCTGTTAGACCGATTTGGGGAAGGCCCCGTTCTTTTTGTCCTCGCTTTGGGTGTCGGCATGCTCTTTGGGGCCGCAGCGCAGCATTCACGCTTTTGTCTTCGGTCCGCGACGATAGAATTTGCGACACGGGCATGGGGCAGCAGCCTTTCGATTTGGGTGATTGCATTCAGTGCCGCTGTTTTGGGGGTTCAGTCGATGATCGCCTTTGGCGTTCTGGACGTGAGCCAAGCCCGCCAACTGGCTGCCACAGGAAGCTTGTCGGGGGCGATTATAGGGGGCGCACTGTTCGGCGCAGGCATGATCCTTGCCCGCGGCTGTGCCAGCCGGTTGCTTGTTTTGTCCGCCACAGGAAACCTGCGTGCCGTGATTACAGGATTGGTGCTGACATTGACGGCGCAAGCGTCCCTGCGCGGTGGTCTGGCCCCGGTCCGCGAGGCGCTTGGCGCTTTGTGGACTGTGCCGGGGGGCGATGGCCGCAACCTGCTGACAGCTTTCGACATATCCCCCACCGCGATGGCCATTGTGTCGGGGGCAACCTTGCTGTGCGCCCTTTGGTTCGCGCAGGCAAAAGGCACTGCTATCTCACGCATTTTTGCTGCAGTGCTTGTGGGTGTTGCTGTCGCCTTGGGCTGGATGGGCACCTATGCGGTCGCCACAGCGTCTTTCGATGTGGTTGCGGTGTCGTCTGTTACCTTTACCGGCCCATCGGCTGATACGCTTATGGGGTTGGTCAACGAACGCTCACTGCCTTTGGGCTTTGGGTCAGGCTTGGTTCCGGGGGTGTTTTTGGGGGCCATGGGTATGGCGATGTTGACCGGTGACGCCCGCATTCAACGGTTTGAGCCAGACATGCCGATGGAGCGGTATCTGCTTGGCGGCGTATTGATGGGGTTTGGCAGCATGCTGGCGGGCGGTTGCGCTGTGGGGGCAGGCATGTCAGGCGGATCAGTCTTCGCTGTCACCGCCTGGGTCGCGCTGCTGTTTATGTGGATTGGGGCCGCCGCAACACAACTGGTGCTGTTGCGAATGCCGCGTTCCACTGCAGTGGCCTGA
- a CDS encoding c-type cytochrome — MLGRFRLLLTCAAFVAAGVAAAEDLGDPEKGEKIFKKCTGCHQIGSGAVDKIGPHLNGIFGSQAAAHDGYRYSKSMKRAGDDGLIWTAETLDAYLENPRALVSKTRMSFRGLKDAEDRANVLAYLRGFSDNPADIPEAEPTALATDHDIDPAILALEGDPEYGEYLASECLTCHKADGSADGIPSITLWDTEDFVIAMHAYKRKLRPHPVMQMMAGRLNDEEIAALAAYFKDLE; from the coding sequence TTGTTGGGCCGATTTCGATTATTGCTAACCTGCGCAGCCTTTGTGGCTGCGGGGGTGGCTGCTGCAGAGGATCTTGGCGACCCTGAAAAGGGTGAAAAGATCTTCAAGAAATGTACCGGTTGCCACCAAATTGGCAGCGGCGCCGTCGATAAGATCGGACCGCACCTGAACGGCATCTTTGGAAGCCAAGCCGCAGCCCACGACGGGTACCGTTATTCAAAATCCATGAAACGTGCAGGCGATGACGGGTTGATCTGGACGGCTGAAACGCTGGACGCCTATCTTGAAAATCCACGTGCCCTTGTGTCCAAAACACGCATGAGCTTTCGGGGGCTGAAAGATGCCGAAGACCGCGCAAATGTGCTGGCCTATCTACGCGGTTTTTCTGACAATCCCGCCGACATTCCCGAAGCTGAACCCACGGCGCTTGCGACAGATCACGACATCGATCCTGCGATCCTCGCCTTGGAGGGCGATCCGGAATACGGCGAATACCTCGCAAGCGAATGCCTGACCTGCCACAAGGCGGACGGCAGCGCGGACGGTATTCCATCCATCACGCTATGGGACACGGAAGACTTTGTGATCGCCATGCACGCCTACAAACGCAAACTTAGGCCACATCCCGTCATGCAAATGATGGCGGGGCGGTTGAACGACGAAGAAATCGCGGCACTTGCTGCGTATTTTAAGGACCTCGAATAA
- a CDS encoding c-type cytochrome, which yields MSKFLKSTALVAVFGLVSSPAMAEKFGLGRAALPAEIAAWDGDVSPDGTGLPVGSGDAIDGEEIFADQCAACHGDFAEGIDNWPKLAGGAGTLDHEDPLKTVGSYWPYLSTTYDYIKRSMPYGNAGTLSDDEVYAIVAYILYSNDLIDDDFVLSNETFFDVEMPNAGGFILDDRAETEYAQWTGAPCMENCKDSAVKVTMRAMVLDVTPQEEGEAPKAEPAAVVEEAAVADPAPEVVEAAFDPDLAAKGEKVFKKCKSCHQVGEKAKNRSGPVLNGIVGGAAGTVDGFKYSKPMKAAAEGGLIWTETELAAFLAKPKAYMKGTKMSFAGLKKEADQLAVIEYLKSVGE from the coding sequence ATGTCGAAGTTTCTTAAATCAACAGCTTTGGTTGCGGTGTTTGGTCTGGTTTCAAGTCCTGCAATGGCAGAGAAATTCGGACTTGGACGTGCGGCCCTTCCGGCTGAAATTGCAGCATGGGACGGTGACGTCAGCCCGGATGGCACGGGCCTTCCCGTTGGCTCAGGTGATGCGATTGATGGCGAAGAAATCTTTGCCGATCAATGTGCTGCCTGCCACGGTGATTTCGCCGAAGGCATTGATAACTGGCCAAAACTTGCAGGTGGTGCAGGGACCTTGGACCATGAAGACCCTTTGAAAACAGTGGGGTCTTACTGGCCGTACCTCAGCACAACATATGACTACATCAAACGGTCTATGCCCTACGGCAATGCGGGCACATTGTCCGACGACGAGGTTTACGCAATCGTGGCCTATATCCTGTATTCCAATGATCTGATTGACGATGATTTTGTCTTGTCGAACGAGACATTCTTTGACGTAGAGATGCCAAACGCAGGTGGTTTCATCCTCGATGATAGGGCAGAGACGGAATACGCGCAATGGACAGGCGCGCCGTGCATGGAAAACTGCAAGGACAGCGCTGTAAAAGTCACCATGCGTGCCATGGTTCTGGACGTGACCCCACAAGAAGAAGGGGAGGCCCCCAAAGCCGAACCCGCGGCTGTGGTGGAAGAAGCTGCTGTTGCAGATCCAGCGCCAGAGGTTGTTGAAGCAGCGTTTGATCCTGATCTGGCAGCCAAAGGCGAAAAGGTCTTTAAAAAATGCAAATCCTGCCACCAAGTCGGTGAAAAAGCCAAAAACCGGTCTGGTCCTGTGTTGAACGGCATTGTGGGCGGTGCTGCGGGTACCGTTGACGGGTTCAAATACTCCAAACCCATGAAAGCTGCGGCAGAAGGTGGATTGATCTGGACGGAAACAGAACTGGCTGCATTTCTGGCGAAGCCGAAAGCATACATGAAAGGCACAAAAATGTCGTTTGCCGGATTGAAAAAGGAAGCGGACCAGCTTGCCGTGATTGAATACCTCAAATCGGTGGGGGAATAA
- a CDS encoding MBL fold metallo-hydrolase, giving the protein MKPLAFVLCLAALPCSASEDIADQYPASVLYSKPVEVIPGVFSAIGATAPPTYENAGHNNNLSFIVTSEGVVVINSGASYALAEALHAEIKAITDQPVKLVFNENGQGHAMLGNSYWATQGVDIVAHVDAAHEFEEYGDRSLQAAQNRVKEKADKTDVVAPTITFDDTYALTLGGVDIEARYLGPAHSPGDIVVWLPQKSLVISGDMAFHERMLPIFDHTMTADWITTWNDAFEPLQATYVIPGHGHPTNMDQVRRYTHDYLIYLRGKVGDHLDAGGDLAEAYYVDQSPYSHLDTFEELATKNAGRVYEQMEFE; this is encoded by the coding sequence ATGAAACCGCTTGCCTTTGTCTTGTGCCTCGCCGCCCTGCCCTGTTCCGCCAGCGAAGATATTGCCGATCAATATCCAGCGTCGGTTCTGTATTCCAAACCCGTAGAAGTCATCCCCGGCGTCTTTTCCGCCATCGGCGCCACCGCCCCGCCCACCTATGAAAATGCGGGCCACAACAACAACCTAAGCTTCATCGTCACAAGCGAAGGCGTCGTTGTGATCAACAGCGGTGCGTCCTATGCGCTGGCCGAAGCATTGCACGCCGAAATCAAAGCCATCACAGATCAGCCTGTCAAACTGGTGTTCAACGAAAACGGTCAAGGCCATGCCATGCTTGGCAATTCATATTGGGCCACGCAGGGCGTTGACATCGTGGCCCACGTCGATGCCGCGCACGAATTTGAGGAATACGGGGACAGATCGCTGCAAGCCGCCCAAAATCGCGTCAAAGAAAAAGCCGACAAAACAGACGTGGTTGCGCCCACCATCACCTTTGACGACACCTACGCCCTGACATTGGGCGGGGTCGACATCGAAGCACGGTATTTGGGGCCAGCCCACAGCCCCGGCGACATTGTCGTCTGGTTGCCTCAAAAAAGCTTGGTGATTTCCGGAGACATGGCCTTTCACGAGCGGATGTTGCCGATCTTTGATCACACCATGACTGCCGACTGGATCACAACGTGGAACGATGCCTTTGAACCGTTGCAGGCGACTTATGTCATTCCCGGTCACGGCCATCCCACAAATATGGATCAGGTGCGCCGGTACACCCATGACTATCTGATCTATTTGCGTGGCAAAGTCGGGGACCATCTGGATGCGGGCGGCGATCTGGCCGAAGCCTACTACGTCGATCAATCGCCCTATTCCCATCTCGACACATTCGAAGAGCTGGCGACGAAAAACGCAGGCCGCGTGTATGAGCAAATGGAGTTTGAATAG
- a CDS encoding DUF302 domain-containing protein, with translation MSAASVTLAAAQDTSTTYIYDGSFDDAAFSVESAIIGKGLVIDYVSHTGEMLERTRADVGSDVKLFEAADIFVFCSAALSRKVMEADPMNIAHCPYGIFVAERDGKVMIGYRNYPEGPMQKVQALLDDIVNEAIDF, from the coding sequence ATGTCTGCGGCGTCTGTGACGCTGGCGGCTGCGCAAGACACCTCAACCACTTACATCTACGACGGCTCGTTTGATGACGCAGCGTTCAGCGTCGAAAGCGCCATCATCGGCAAAGGGCTGGTGATTGATTACGTCAGCCACACCGGTGAGATGCTGGAACGGACACGTGCCGATGTGGGCAGTGATGTGAAACTGTTTGAAGCCGCCGACATCTTTGTTTTTTGTTCCGCGGCCCTGTCACGCAAAGTGATGGAAGCTGACCCGATGAACATTGCACACTGCCCCTATGGCATCTTTGTCGCGGAACGCGACGGCAAGGTGATGATCGGGTATCGCAACTATCCCGAGGGCCCCATGCAAAAGGTGCAGGCGCTGTTGGACGACATTGTAAACGAGGCGATAGACTTCTGA
- the soxC gene encoding sulfite dehydrogenase — protein sequence MSDNETGNGSSAHPSRRAFLRGAAAAGAGALTATGANAATPDPLITEVQPWAQAFGEGVDETPYGMPIKFEDDVVRRNVEWLTADTVSSINFTPIHALDGTITPQGCAFERHHSGAIELRKEDYRLMINGLVDTPLVFTYADLERFPRENHVYFCECAANTGMEWAGAQLNGAQFTHGMIHNMEYTGVPLRTLLEEAGLDTAGDLKDKWVFVEGADASSNGRSIPMEKALDDVLVAFKANGEALRKEHGYPVRLVVPGWEGNMWVKWIRRIEVTDQAIESREETSKYTDVLDNGIARKWTWAMDAKSVVTSPSPQAPITHGKGPLVVTGLAWSGRGAITRVDVSKDGGMTWETARLAKPGEKMALTRFYLDTDWDGSEMMLQSRAMDDTGYVQPTKAQLREVRGLNSIYHNNCIQTWLVRSNGEAENVEVS from the coding sequence ATGTCAGATAATGAAACAGGGAACGGTTCATCCGCTCATCCGTCGCGGCGTGCGTTTTTGCGTGGTGCAGCTGCGGCAGGCGCGGGGGCGCTGACCGCCACAGGAGCAAACGCCGCAACGCCGGATCCGCTCATCACCGAAGTACAGCCTTGGGCGCAAGCCTTCGGGGAAGGGGTCGACGAGACGCCTTATGGCATGCCGATCAAGTTTGAAGATGATGTGGTGCGCCGCAACGTCGAATGGCTGACAGCCGACACAGTAAGCTCTATCAATTTCACGCCCATCCATGCGCTGGACGGCACGATCACGCCGCAGGGGTGCGCGTTTGAGCGTCACCATTCCGGTGCAATCGAGCTGCGCAAAGAAGATTACCGTTTGATGATCAACGGGCTTGTCGACACGCCTTTGGTCTTTACCTACGCCGATCTGGAACGTTTCCCGCGCGAAAACCACGTCTACTTCTGCGAATGTGCCGCCAATACGGGCATGGAATGGGCAGGCGCACAGTTGAACGGCGCACAATTCACCCATGGCATGATCCACAACATGGAATACACAGGCGTGCCCTTGCGCACCTTGTTGGAAGAAGCGGGTCTGGATACGGCAGGCGACCTGAAAGACAAATGGGTCTTTGTGGAGGGGGCGGATGCGTCTTCAAACGGGCGGTCCATTCCGATGGAAAAAGCGCTGGACGATGTTCTGGTGGCCTTCAAAGCCAACGGCGAAGCCCTGCGCAAGGAACACGGCTATCCTGTGCGTCTGGTTGTCCCGGGCTGGGAAGGCAACATGTGGGTGAAGTGGATTCGCCGCATTGAGGTCACCGACCAAGCCATTGAAAGTCGTGAAGAAACCAGCAAATACACAGATGTTCTGGACAACGGAATTGCGCGCAAATGGACCTGGGCGATGGATGCCAAATCCGTGGTCACCAGCCCAAGCCCACAAGCGCCAATCACCCATGGCAAAGGACCACTGGTGGTCACAGGCCTTGCTTGGTCGGGCCGCGGGGCCATCACCCGCGTTGATGTGTCCAAAGACGGCGGCATGACATGGGAAACCGCGCGTCTGGCCAAACCGGGTGAGAAAATGGCGCTGACGCGCTTCTATCTGGACACGGACTGGGACGGCTCAGAGATGATGCTGCAAAGCCGTGCAATGGACGACACAGGTTATGTGCAACCGACCAAAGCGCAGTTACGCGAGGTGCGCGGGCTGAATTCAATCTATCACAACAACTGCATTCAAACTTGGTTGGTGCGCTCAAACGGCGAGGCGGAAAATGTCGAAGTTTCTTAA
- the hemA gene encoding 5-aminolevulinate synthase: MHYQTFFKDALDDLRDQGNYRVFADLERHRGSFPRATARDGTSGHDTADVTIWCSNDYLGMGQHPDVLNAMHDALDRCGAGAGGTRNISGTTHDHVLLEAELADLHAKEAALLFTSGYVSNWAALGTLAGRIPDCVVLSDALNHASMIEGIRHSRADRMIWKHNDLADLEAKLASLPIDRPKLIAFESVYSMDGDIAPIREICDLADKYNAMTYLDEVHAVGLYGPRGGGVAEQEGLMDRLTVIEGTLGKAFGVMGGYIAASAELCDFVRSFASGFIFTTAIPPAVAAGAAASIRHLKANNTERRTQQAKVAQVRADLDRIGIPHVDNPSHIIPVMVGDPVKCKFISDVLLKDYGVYIQPINYPTVPKGTERLRITPSPVHSDADIAHLIGALGGLWEQCQLARIPMAAQ, from the coding sequence ATGCATTACCAGACTTTCTTCAAAGACGCGCTTGATGACCTGCGTGACCAAGGCAACTACCGCGTTTTTGCGGATCTTGAACGCCACCGTGGATCTTTCCCACGGGCGACCGCCCGCGATGGCACGTCTGGACATGACACCGCCGACGTCACGATCTGGTGTTCGAATGATTACCTTGGCATGGGCCAGCATCCGGATGTTCTGAATGCGATGCACGATGCATTGGATCGCTGCGGGGCAGGGGCTGGCGGCACGCGCAATATCTCTGGAACCACCCATGATCACGTGTTGCTGGAAGCTGAACTTGCTGATCTGCATGCCAAAGAGGCCGCACTTTTGTTCACCTCCGGTTACGTGTCGAACTGGGCTGCTTTGGGCACCTTGGCGGGACGTATCCCCGATTGCGTCGTGCTGTCAGACGCGCTGAACCATGCGTCGATGATCGAAGGCATTCGCCATTCACGTGCGGATCGGATGATTTGGAAGCACAATGATCTGGCCGATCTAGAAGCCAAACTTGCCAGCTTGCCCATAGACCGCCCCAAGCTGATTGCTTTTGAAAGCGTCTATTCCATGGACGGTGACATCGCCCCGATCCGTGAAATCTGTGATCTGGCAGATAAATACAACGCCATGACCTACCTTGATGAGGTGCATGCCGTTGGCCTTTACGGCCCGCGCGGGGGCGGTGTGGCTGAACAAGAAGGCTTGATGGACCGGCTGACGGTGATTGAAGGCACGCTTGGCAAGGCCTTTGGTGTGATGGGCGGGTATATCGCGGCCTCTGCCGAACTTTGTGATTTTGTGCGCAGCTTTGCCAGCGGTTTTATCTTTACCACTGCCATTCCGCCTGCTGTCGCGGCTGGCGCTGCGGCCTCGATACGCCACCTGAAAGCAAACAACACAGAGCGCCGGACCCAGCAGGCCAAAGTGGCACAGGTCCGTGCCGATCTGGACCGCATTGGCATCCCGCATGTCGACAATCCTAGCCATATTATTCCGGTAATGGTCGGCGATCCGGTGAAATGCAAATTCATCTCGGATGTGCTGTTGAAAGATTATGGCGTCTACATTCAACCCATCAACTACCCGACTGTGCCCAAAGGCACCGAACGTCTGCGCATCACGCCGTCCCCTGTGCATTCAGACGCGGATATCGCCCATCTGATCGGGGCGTTGGGGGGTCTATGGGAACAATGCCAACTGGCTCGTATTCCGATGGCCGCACAATAA
- a CDS encoding MBL fold metallo-hydrolase: MKPSRRAFLAGGSAAALLGLHPKFAHAELTLGDIRLDVVSDGSLTLPGGFIFDPMPKDKLAPILEKFSLSSDVLEPPCNVTLMRHGDRTVLFDVGSGPDFAPNSGILLESLDALGVAPEDVTDVVFTHAHPDHLWGLLDDFDDPLFTEATYQIGKAEWDYWMDPNTVDSIGDARASFAVGAKRRLEMIEDNITFFKDGEEIMPGVAARATFGHTPGHMAIEVRNGTEAVMILGDCIGNHHVAFEKPEWNSGSDQDQEMAAQTRLRLMDQLAAEKTRIIGYHLPGNGTGYVDKAASGYVFVPEDT, encoded by the coding sequence TGGACTGCACCCAAAGTTTGCCCATGCAGAATTGACCTTGGGGGATATCCGGCTGGATGTTGTCAGCGATGGGTCGTTGACCTTGCCGGGCGGGTTTATTTTTGACCCTATGCCAAAGGACAAACTGGCCCCCATATTGGAGAAATTCAGCCTTTCGTCCGACGTGCTTGAACCACCATGCAATGTGACGCTGATGCGCCACGGTGATCGCACGGTGTTGTTTGACGTGGGCTCCGGGCCGGATTTCGCGCCGAACTCTGGCATCCTTCTGGAGTCGCTGGACGCTTTGGGTGTCGCCCCCGAAGACGTCACCGACGTTGTATTCACCCATGCGCACCCCGATCATTTGTGGGGATTGCTGGATGATTTTGACGATCCGCTGTTCACGGAAGCGACTTATCAGATCGGCAAAGCGGAATGGGATTACTGGATGGACCCCAACACGGTCGACAGCATTGGAGACGCACGCGCGTCTTTTGCTGTGGGCGCCAAACGGCGGCTTGAGATGATCGAAGACAACATCACCTTCTTCAAAGACGGCGAAGAAATCATGCCGGGCGTCGCGGCGCGCGCCACTTTTGGTCACACACCCGGCCACATGGCCATCGAAGTGCGCAACGGCACAGAGGCGGTGATGATTTTGGGGGACTGCATCGGCAATCACCACGTTGCGTTCGAAAAGCCCGAATGGAACTCTGGATCGGATCAGGATCAGGAAATGGCTGCACAAACCCGTTTGCGCCTGATGGATCAACTGGCTGCGGAAAAGACCCGCATCATCGGATACCATTTGCCCGGCAACGGCACGGGCTATGTCGACAAGGCCGCGTCTGGCTATGTTTTTGTACCGGAGGATACGTGA